Proteins from a genomic interval of Undibacterium parvum:
- a CDS encoding OmpW/AlkL family protein translates to MKLHIQSAVKMLAVAAAMTVAASASAQSAGQWTVKAGLNVITPKVESGDLSAPALPHTKAAVGTDTEPVLIITYSLTDHIVMELPLGLPYEHNLYGAGAIEGTGMLGSSKVLPVTGLVQYRFLSPTATLRPYVGVGATYAVFTKTTGSAQLTALLDVGGPPATFKLDNKLGATLQAGVAVALNEKWFMDLSVTKTYLKTKATFSTGQTQDLKFDPLAVSFGVGYKF, encoded by the coding sequence ATGAAATTACATATACAGAGCGCAGTGAAAATGCTGGCAGTAGCGGCAGCGATGACAGTAGCGGCTAGCGCCTCGGCGCAAAGCGCAGGCCAATGGACAGTTAAGGCTGGTTTGAACGTGATCACACCTAAGGTTGAGAGTGGCGATTTGTCGGCTCCGGCCTTGCCTCATACCAAAGCGGCGGTCGGTACCGATACTGAGCCTGTGCTCATCATCACTTATAGCCTGACCGATCATATTGTTATGGAGCTTCCTTTAGGCTTGCCTTACGAGCATAACTTGTACGGTGCCGGTGCAATTGAAGGCACGGGGATGCTGGGTAGTTCTAAAGTGTTGCCAGTCACAGGCTTGGTACAATATCGTTTCCTGAGCCCAACCGCAACATTACGTCCTTATGTCGGTGTCGGCGCAACTTACGCTGTTTTCACCAAGACTACAGGCTCTGCACAATTGACTGCATTGTTGGATGTTGGTGGTCCGCCGGCAACGTTTAAACTCGATAATAAACTGGGCGCGACTTTGCAAGCTGGTGTTGCCGTTGCACTTAATGAAAAATGGTTTATGGATTTGAGTGTGACTAAGACTTATTTGAAAACTAAGGCAACTTTCTCTACTGGACAGACTCAGGATTTGAAATTTGATCCTTTGGCGGTCAGCTTTGGTGTCGGTTATAAGTTCTAA
- a CDS encoding SGNH/GDSL hydrolase family protein: MRQTKFTLALLTAVAVLAGCGGSTNSAGDQTPKFKYSAQVSFGDSLSDVGTYAVGTVLALKGGKFNINGNSVATNPALTGKNWTELMAAQLNLPAPCPAMTGLNGNAAKGLSVPVVNNPGCYGYGQGGARVTNPVGPGNALTGSDLGALTVPVATQIKNHLAAVGGKFKGDELVFVMAGGNDALMQLGTLSAGATKTGQDKFASTLVGLLASGATSPATAAQAIGIAMATESARAGHTDESVVGAAVGAAAIQAGNSSVASPAVYGPMVVTAKAAATTAGSDYAKANGPAAVVAMGVAGAELVALVKTQIIANGATRVVVNNLPDLGTTPNGLSQSAETQGLINLMVKTFNDQLNAGLASEAKVVLVDVFSVSHDQATNPAPYGLTNVKDMACDLSVAKNPLESSLACNAANLVAGDVSHYQFADSVHPTPFGYLLLARYVTERLVVKGWM, encoded by the coding sequence ATGCGTCAAACCAAATTTACCTTGGCACTTTTAACTGCAGTTGCAGTATTAGCTGGCTGCGGCGGTAGTACCAATAGCGCGGGAGATCAAACTCCAAAATTTAAATACAGCGCGCAAGTGTCTTTTGGCGATAGCCTCTCTGACGTCGGCACCTATGCAGTCGGCACGGTTCTGGCACTCAAGGGCGGAAAATTTAATATTAATGGCAATAGCGTTGCGACTAATCCCGCTTTGACAGGGAAAAACTGGACTGAGTTGATGGCTGCGCAGTTGAATTTGCCGGCACCATGTCCGGCAATGACGGGTTTGAATGGTAATGCTGCCAAAGGTTTATCTGTGCCGGTGGTAAATAATCCTGGCTGCTATGGCTATGGACAAGGCGGCGCACGTGTAACTAATCCAGTCGGTCCAGGTAATGCACTGACGGGCTCGGATTTAGGTGCCTTGACTGTACCAGTTGCCACCCAGATTAAAAATCACCTGGCCGCAGTCGGTGGTAAATTTAAAGGTGATGAGCTGGTGTTCGTGATGGCCGGTGGTAATGATGCCCTGATGCAGTTGGGAACGCTATCTGCTGGTGCAACTAAAACAGGTCAAGACAAATTTGCGAGCACCTTGGTTGGTTTGTTGGCCTCTGGCGCGACGAGTCCAGCTACGGCGGCACAAGCAATCGGTATCGCTATGGCGACCGAAAGTGCACGTGCAGGTCACACCGATGAGAGTGTAGTTGGCGCTGCTGTTGGCGCTGCCGCAATCCAAGCGGGAAATTCTTCGGTCGCAAGCCCAGCTGTGTACGGTCCTATGGTGGTTACTGCAAAAGCTGCAGCTACCACAGCGGGTTCCGATTACGCGAAAGCAAATGGACCAGCAGCCGTCGTGGCGATGGGGGTTGCCGGTGCCGAGCTGGTCGCTTTAGTCAAGACGCAAATTATCGCCAATGGCGCTACTCGCGTAGTCGTCAATAACCTGCCTGATCTGGGAACCACGCCAAATGGTCTTAGCCAAAGCGCTGAAACTCAGGGCTTGATCAATCTGATGGTGAAAACTTTTAACGACCAACTGAATGCAGGTCTGGCCAGTGAAGCGAAAGTTGTATTAGTCGATGTGTTCTCGGTTAGTCATGATCAAGCTACAAATCCAGCTCCTTATGGTCTGACTAATGTGAAAGACATGGCTTGCGATTTGAGTGTGGCGAAAAATCCACTGGAAAGTTCGCTCGCTTGCAATGCTGCGAATCTGGTGGCTGGTGATGTAAGTCACTATCAGTTCGCCGATTCGGTCCATCCTACTCCGTTTGGCTATTTGTTATTGGCACGTTATGTGACTGAACGCCTAGTGGTCAAAGGCTGGATGTGA
- a CDS encoding efflux RND transporter permease subunit encodes MWVTKVSIQNPVFATMMMVALLVLGVFSYQGLGLEQMPNVQAPGVWMEVLYPGASPEIVENDITKPVENVVNTISGVKRIMASSYEGRAGIWIEFQLSVNADRVLQEVRDKVAQIRPSFPKDVKDPFIIRGGQDGNDRPVVQMAISSKQLSLRELSSLTDQIIAKKFQSVPGVGRVDVRGAVVRQVQIKLNPDRMAANNVGVNEVLSAIQATNQNMPAGLITLGSQDQLVRLEAKIQDARGFNKIIVARRAGTPVYLEQVADVMDGEREEFSISRLNGERAIAVAVSKIQDANIVEVGDGVIAAIADLKTRLPKDVVISVSENNADYIRQALNGVKETILEGAVLTVLIVFLFLHSWRSTIITGLTLPISVIATFIALKVFGFTLNLLTMMALSLCIGLLIDDAIVVRENIVRHLGMGKNHRQAAEDGTNEIGLAVMATTFAIVAVFIPVAFMKGMIGQFFFQFGITVSVAVLVSLFVSFTLDPMLSSVWHDPSENRFQRLPILGRMMEKIEHGIEWLHAVYGRLLEMVLRKRKTTLTLAFALFIGSFFLLPLIGAEFIPESDESQIMLNLKTPVGSSLHYTDEKTRQVEDILKKMPEIITLNTSIGIENERNTAQINIKLHRPSAMHRKSQKQLESQIRERLQTIPGIEVGVGFDKPIYIAILGPDADKLQEVIAEVMRKVGAIKGIADLESSLTGANPTVLVKVNNELANDLGLSVQQIGSALRPFVAGDTIGQWQAPDGQNYEINVQLPKSGRQKISDLGDLSLASSRLDAIGKPVMVPLRQVVEFVTSTSPRVIKRQNLQRRAAIYANVEGRPSGDVGNEVQKLVKTIELPPGYRFDIGGQTQEMQESFKSALAALGIAVIFIYLILASQFGSFLQPLAIMTALPFSLIGVLLALLVTGSTLNMFSIIGFIMLMGLVTKNGILLVDFINQAQRHGMSQHDAILAAGQVRLRPIMMTTLAMIFGMLPMAIGMSEGAESQAPMGRAVIGGIITSTMLTLLVVPIVYTYLDHWGRNAQRYFSKKPKSPDENIKAESI; translated from the coding sequence ATGTGGGTCACTAAAGTCAGTATTCAAAATCCTGTGTTTGCGACCATGATGATGGTGGCACTACTGGTGTTGGGCGTGTTTTCCTATCAAGGTCTAGGCTTGGAGCAGATGCCGAATGTGCAGGCACCTGGGGTGTGGATGGAGGTACTGTATCCAGGCGCCTCACCAGAAATCGTCGAGAACGATATCACCAAGCCAGTCGAGAACGTCGTCAATACGATTAGCGGCGTGAAACGTATCATGGCAAGCTCGTATGAAGGGCGGGCTGGGATATGGATAGAGTTTCAGTTGTCAGTCAATGCTGATCGCGTATTGCAGGAAGTGCGCGATAAGGTCGCGCAGATACGTCCGAGTTTTCCTAAGGATGTGAAAGACCCGTTTATCATCCGTGGCGGACAAGACGGTAACGATAGACCGGTAGTGCAGATGGCAATTAGTTCTAAGCAACTGAGCCTGCGCGAATTATCGAGTTTAACCGATCAGATTATCGCCAAAAAATTCCAGAGTGTGCCTGGAGTCGGGCGCGTTGATGTACGTGGTGCGGTGGTGCGCCAGGTTCAGATTAAGCTCAATCCAGACCGGATGGCGGCCAATAATGTGGGCGTAAACGAAGTTTTGAGCGCGATCCAGGCGACTAACCAAAACATGCCTGCTGGTCTGATCACGCTTGGCTCTCAAGATCAATTAGTGCGTCTTGAGGCGAAAATTCAGGATGCCCGTGGCTTTAATAAAATCATCGTAGCACGGCGTGCTGGCACTCCGGTCTACCTGGAACAAGTCGCCGACGTGATGGATGGCGAAAGGGAAGAGTTTTCGATTTCTCGCTTGAACGGAGAACGCGCCATCGCTGTGGCAGTTTCAAAAATACAGGATGCCAATATCGTTGAGGTGGGCGACGGTGTGATTGCCGCTATCGCTGATTTAAAGACGCGCTTACCAAAAGATGTGGTGATTAGTGTCAGTGAAAATAATGCCGACTATATACGGCAAGCACTCAATGGCGTGAAAGAAACCATACTCGAAGGTGCCGTATTGACGGTACTGATTGTATTTTTATTTTTGCATTCATGGCGCAGTACGATTATTACCGGCCTGACTTTGCCGATCTCGGTGATCGCGACCTTCATCGCTTTGAAGGTCTTTGGTTTTACCCTTAATCTATTGACCATGATGGCGCTCTCTTTATGCATAGGCTTGCTAATCGATGATGCCATCGTGGTGCGCGAAAATATAGTGCGGCATCTGGGTATGGGGAAAAATCACCGGCAGGCAGCCGAAGACGGTACCAATGAAATAGGTTTGGCAGTGATGGCGACCACATTTGCGATCGTCGCCGTATTTATCCCTGTGGCATTCATGAAGGGCATGATAGGACAATTTTTTTTCCAGTTCGGGATTACTGTCTCGGTGGCGGTGTTAGTTTCTCTTTTTGTTAGTTTTACCCTAGACCCTATGTTGTCTTCAGTCTGGCATGACCCTAGTGAAAACCGGTTTCAACGCTTGCCGATACTGGGACGCATGATGGAAAAAATTGAACATGGCATAGAGTGGCTGCACGCAGTGTATGGACGTTTGCTGGAAATGGTATTGCGCAAACGTAAAACTACTCTGACTCTGGCGTTTGCACTATTCATAGGTAGTTTCTTTTTGCTGCCATTGATAGGCGCAGAATTTATACCTGAGTCCGACGAGAGTCAGATCATGTTAAATCTAAAAACACCGGTAGGTTCGAGTTTGCATTACACCGATGAAAAAACGCGTCAGGTCGAAGATATTTTGAAAAAGATGCCAGAGATAATCACACTCAATACCAGCATAGGCATAGAGAATGAAAGGAATACGGCACAAATCAATATCAAGCTACATCGCCCTAGTGCCATGCATAGAAAGTCGCAAAAACAATTGGAATCGCAAATACGCGAGCGTTTGCAGACTATACCCGGGATAGAGGTGGGGGTAGGTTTTGATAAACCAATTTATATCGCTATTTTGGGGCCAGATGCGGATAAATTACAGGAGGTGATTGCTGAAGTCATGCGCAAGGTCGGCGCGATTAAAGGCATCGCTGACTTAGAGAGTAGTTTGACGGGGGCCAATCCTACCGTTTTGGTAAAAGTAAATAATGAGCTTGCCAATGATTTGGGTTTATCGGTGCAGCAAATCGGCTCGGCACTGCGGCCTTTTGTTGCCGGTGACACCATAGGGCAATGGCAGGCGCCAGATGGACAAAATTACGAAATTAACGTGCAATTACCTAAATCTGGACGGCAGAAAATTTCTGACTTAGGCGATTTATCCTTGGCGAGTAGTCGTCTTGATGCCATTGGTAAGCCGGTGATGGTGCCCTTGCGGCAGGTGGTCGAGTTTGTTACCAGCACCAGTCCACGTGTGATCAAGCGTCAGAATTTACAGCGACGTGCTGCCATTTACGCCAACGTTGAGGGACGCCCTAGCGGAGACGTCGGCAACGAAGTTCAGAAGCTGGTAAAAACCATAGAATTGCCGCCTGGTTATCGCTTTGATATAGGTGGGCAAACTCAGGAAATGCAAGAGTCTTTCAAATCGGCGCTGGCAGCTTTGGGTATCGCGGTGATTTTTATTTACCTGATACTCGCCTCGCAATTTGGTAGTTTTTTGCAGCCGCTTGCGATCATGACGGCGTTGCCGTTTTCCTTGATAGGGGTGTTGCTTGCCTTGCTGGTCACGGGCAGCACTTTAAATATGTTTTCGATTATCGGCTTTATTATGCTGATGGGACTGGTGACAAAAAACGGGATCTTGCTGGTGGATTTTATCAATCAGGCGCAGCGCCATGGCATGTCACAACATGATGCGATACTGGCCGCCGGGCAGGTACGTCTACGCCCCATCATGATGACCACACTGGCGATGATCTTTGGCATGTTGCCGATGGCGATAGGCATGAGCGAAGGCGCCGAGTCCCAAGCGCCTATGGGACGAGCCGTGATAGGCGGTATCATTACTTCGACCATGCTCACTTTATTGGTGGTGCCTATTGTGTACACCTATCTGGATCATTGGGGCCGAAACGCTCAGAGGTATTTCTCCAAAAAGCCAAAGTCGCCAGACGAAAATATCAAAGCTGAGTCAATTTAA
- a CDS encoding efflux RND transporter periplasmic adaptor subunit, whose protein sequence is MHTTGRLTASSFLQRWRLPLLGLLVILIAGTAYLIYAKKSSADAQEHADKDSKTKLVFELAAIDVLKSEIRDLNTSLAISGSLVPLNQVTVRAKVGAEVRETLVQEGMAVTKGQVLTRFDAADLRARLITQDASVDEAQAKLAMANKNRNSNESLLQQKYISQNAFDVTNNSVELAQASLKSAMAQRQVAQLALADTEVKAPIDGIVSKRHVQAGDKVSLDSPLFAIVNLSQLILEMPVPASEIPRIKIGQLLNFKVDGFGTRSFSGQVTRINPAAESGSRSMLVYAAVNNADAALKAGMFAKGSLLLEKSLAMPVIPLVALRQQNGKDVVYTLVNNVVQVQTVKLGVRNEDEGLVQVLSGLAPGAIVISAKLDAIKPGSKVSLPKVEAKSDASMPSMPTKSTATTLKG, encoded by the coding sequence ATGCACACAACTGGCCGCCTTACTGCCTCTTCCTTTCTACAACGCTGGCGGCTGCCCTTATTGGGCTTGTTAGTCATTCTCATTGCTGGCACAGCTTATTTAATCTATGCAAAAAAATCCAGTGCCGATGCGCAAGAGCATGCAGACAAAGACAGCAAGACTAAGCTCGTGTTTGAATTGGCAGCGATCGATGTACTCAAATCTGAAATCCGTGATTTGAATACCAGTCTGGCGATTTCTGGATCCTTGGTGCCTCTTAATCAGGTCACGGTGCGTGCCAAAGTGGGCGCAGAAGTACGCGAGACCCTAGTGCAAGAGGGAATGGCGGTGACTAAGGGGCAGGTCTTGACGCGCTTTGATGCTGCTGATTTACGTGCACGATTGATCACGCAAGACGCCAGTGTCGATGAGGCGCAGGCTAAGTTGGCGATGGCGAATAAAAATCGCAATTCGAATGAAAGTCTGCTCCAGCAAAAGTACATTTCTCAAAATGCCTTTGACGTGACGAATAATAGTGTGGAACTGGCGCAAGCGAGTCTCAAATCGGCCATGGCACAACGTCAGGTCGCACAATTGGCACTGGCCGACACCGAAGTGAAAGCACCCATTGATGGCATTGTCAGTAAGCGGCATGTACAGGCCGGCGACAAGGTGTCACTGGACAGTCCGCTATTTGCTATCGTTAACTTGTCACAATTGATCCTGGAAATGCCAGTTCCTGCGTCTGAAATTCCGCGAATTAAAATTGGCCAGTTGCTCAATTTCAAGGTAGATGGTTTTGGCACGCGTAGTTTTAGTGGCCAAGTAACTAGAATTAATCCTGCGGCCGAATCGGGCTCGCGTTCTATGCTGGTGTATGCAGCGGTGAATAACGCCGATGCGGCTTTAAAGGCAGGTATGTTCGCCAAGGGTAGTTTACTACTCGAAAAATCGTTGGCTATGCCTGTGATACCACTAGTCGCATTGCGTCAGCAAAATGGCAAAGACGTGGTCTACACCTTGGTGAATAACGTGGTGCAGGTCCAGACAGTTAAGCTAGGTGTGCGCAATGAAGATGAGGGCCTGGTGCAAGTGTTAAGCGGTTTAGCGCCGGGTGCGATTGTGATCTCTGCCAAATTGGATGCGATTAAACCGGGTAGTAAAGTAAGCCTACCTAAAGTGGAGGCTAAATCGGATGCGTCTATGCCCAGTATGCCCACTAAGTCCACAGCAACGACGCTAAAAGGTTAA
- a CDS encoding DoxX family protein, with product MNYFLQLHRLSMRFDSLLEEWGVSVLALALRIFVAWQFLKAGWIKLADWESTLSLFREEYMVPLLSPELAAVMGAGGELFFPLLLIVGVFSRPAALGLFAVNAMAVISYPQLWQFECPAAINDHFYWGLLLLVLIMVGPGRFSVDQRIKNMDRLAN from the coding sequence ATGAACTACTTTTTGCAGCTACATCGTTTAAGTATGCGTTTTGATTCTTTGCTGGAAGAGTGGGGCGTCTCGGTATTAGCCTTGGCCTTGCGTATTTTCGTGGCGTGGCAGTTTCTGAAGGCGGGCTGGATCAAACTTGCGGACTGGGAATCGACTCTTTCTTTGTTTCGAGAAGAATACATGGTACCGCTTTTGTCGCCCGAGTTGGCCGCGGTAATGGGTGCAGGTGGCGAGCTATTCTTTCCGCTCTTGCTGATCGTTGGTGTCTTTTCCCGCCCAGCGGCCTTGGGCCTGTTTGCCGTCAATGCCATGGCGGTGATTTCTTACCCTCAGTTGTGGCAGTTTGAATGTCCTGCTGCCATCAATGATCATTTTTATTGGGGCTTGCTCTTGCTGGTTTTGATCATGGTGGGACCTGGCAGATTTTCTGTGGATCAGCGCATTAAGAACATGGATAGGCTGGCAAATTGA
- a CDS encoding HvfC/BufC N-terminal domain-containing protein, with translation MANPTNQANMDEDSTTDLETAQSLFAAALLDISNTHSALDLFSNDASQREGRLAFYRGNLNAIWSQALVNAYPVLQQLVGQDFFEQMARAYGITFPSACGDLNYFGADLPRFLSASSMTAAYPYFSDVAALEWQVHRAYYAADADVLSLGSLLAGAGQDLQSARLDLHPATQLHQSASSSVDVWLAHQPGSALSLPRELNSKNFALVTRNEWRVQVHALDHAAYLALQALAQGNTIELALELAMEQDAQFDIATQLNLWFSASAFSAYSV, from the coding sequence ATGGCTAACCCGACTAACCAGGCGAACATGGATGAGGACAGCACGACTGACTTGGAGACCGCGCAGTCCTTGTTTGCCGCGGCGCTGTTGGATATTTCAAATACTCACTCCGCCTTAGACTTATTTTCTAATGATGCGTCTCAGCGCGAAGGACGCTTGGCTTTTTACCGGGGAAATTTGAATGCAATCTGGAGCCAAGCTCTGGTAAATGCTTATCCGGTACTGCAGCAATTAGTCGGACAAGATTTTTTTGAGCAAATGGCGCGCGCCTACGGGATCACCTTTCCCTCAGCTTGCGGGGATTTAAATTATTTCGGAGCCGATCTGCCGCGCTTTTTAAGCGCCTCTAGTATGACCGCGGCGTATCCGTATTTTTCTGATGTCGCCGCTTTGGAGTGGCAGGTGCACCGCGCTTATTACGCCGCCGATGCCGATGTGCTGAGTCTGGGATCGTTGTTGGCAGGTGCTGGCCAGGATTTGCAAAGCGCTAGGCTTGATCTGCATCCTGCCACGCAATTGCATCAATCTGCGAGCTCCAGTGTGGATGTATGGCTGGCGCATCAGCCAGGCTCAGCGCTGAGCTTGCCTAGGGAATTGAATAGCAAAAATTTTGCGCTGGTCACTCGCAATGAGTGGCGGGTCCAGGTGCATGCTCTGGACCACGCAGCCTATCTGGCATTGCAGGCATTGGCTCAAGGAAATACCATAGAGCTGGCGCTGGAATTGGCGATGGAGCAGGACGCGCAGTTTGATATTGCGACGCAACTCAATCTATGGTTTTCGGCCTCCGCATTTTCAGCGTATTCTGTCTAG
- the bufB gene encoding MNIO family bufferin maturase, giving the protein MDIPISTDKLRKPAAALSGNGVGLRSQHYPDFLKAPVAIDWLEVHSENYFGAGGYDLHVLHQLRRDYPISLHGVGLGLGSQRGYSSQHLEKLQRLVQRIEPGLVSEHLCWGSVAGRQMNDLLPMPLTRAAFDLLVSRVTQLQEILKRQVLIENVSTYLRFAGDEFSESEFLVQLAKKTGCGILLDVNNLYVNQCNHAEDAHAALQCFSQLPASSIGEIHLAGHLLTPECVVDHHGSQIAAPVWALYQDACSLFGAEIPTLIEWDTDIPELDVLLAEANKAEQCRVLERALNG; this is encoded by the coding sequence GTGGATATCCCGATTTCTACAGATAAGCTACGCAAACCCGCCGCCGCCTTGTCGGGCAATGGCGTCGGTTTGCGTAGTCAGCATTACCCGGATTTTCTGAAAGCACCAGTGGCGATAGACTGGTTAGAAGTTCATTCCGAAAATTATTTTGGTGCTGGTGGTTATGATTTGCATGTCTTACATCAATTGCGGCGCGACTATCCGATTAGTTTACATGGGGTCGGCCTTGGCCTCGGTTCTCAGCGCGGCTATTCAAGCCAACACCTAGAAAAATTGCAGCGTCTGGTGCAAAGAATCGAGCCTGGCCTCGTGTCTGAGCATCTGTGCTGGGGCAGTGTTGCTGGCCGCCAGATGAATGATTTACTCCCTATGCCTTTGACACGCGCGGCTTTTGATCTGCTTGTCAGCAGAGTGACTCAGCTCCAAGAGATACTGAAACGCCAGGTTTTAATTGAAAACGTCTCAACTTATCTGCGGTTTGCCGGAGATGAATTTTCAGAGTCTGAATTTTTGGTGCAATTAGCTAAAAAAACCGGCTGCGGTATTTTGCTCGATGTGAATAATTTGTATGTGAATCAATGTAATCACGCTGAGGATGCACATGCGGCATTGCAGTGCTTTAGTCAGCTTCCGGCCAGCAGCATAGGTGAAATCCATCTAGCTGGCCATTTACTGACGCCAGAGTGCGTGGTCGATCATCATGGTAGCCAGATCGCCGCTCCCGTGTGGGCTTTGTATCAAGATGCTTGCAGCTTGTTTGGCGCGGAAATTCCGACCTTAATCGAATGGGATACCGATATCCCTGAGCTCGATGTTTTGCTGGCGGAGGCGAATAAGGCCGAGCAGTGTCGCGTACTAGAACGGGCCCTAAATGGCTAA
- a CDS encoding BufA1 family periplasmic bufferin-type metallophore: MSNKALIAVALAGLMGSSMAMAADGAKTEKCFGVAKAGQNDCATKNGTHSCAGQGKKDMDANEWKKVPAGTCEKMGGKLEAPKA, from the coding sequence ATGAGTAACAAAGCATTGATCGCAGTGGCATTGGCTGGTTTGATGGGCTCTTCTATGGCAATGGCCGCTGATGGCGCAAAAACTGAAAAATGTTTTGGTGTGGCCAAGGCAGGACAAAATGATTGTGCAACAAAAAATGGTACACATTCATGCGCAGGTCAGGGCAAAAAAGATATGGATGCGAATGAATGGAAAAAAGTACCTGCCGGTACTTGTGAAAAAATGGGCGGCAAGCTCGAAGCACCTAAAGCTTAA
- a CDS encoding RNA-binding S4 domain-containing protein: MQQVSFTLDGEYVELNQLLKLAGLCDSGGAGKMLVAKGVVKVDGKLELRKTAKIRHGQLVTLGDVAIKVKAA, encoded by the coding sequence ATGCAACAAGTTTCTTTTACCCTAGACGGTGAATACGTAGAACTGAACCAACTATTGAAATTGGCGGGTTTGTGCGATAGCGGTGGTGCCGGCAAGATGCTGGTCGCCAAGGGCGTCGTCAAGGTCGATGGTAAACTAGAACTGCGCAAGACCGCCAAGATTCGCCATGGTCAATTGGTGACACTAGGCGACGTCGCGATCAAGGTCAAAGCCGCCTGA
- a CDS encoding hemerythrin domain-containing protein, whose amino-acid sequence MTTAAWGWSDRLVSKFEPMDETHQEFVSLCAALALADDESFLQSLDALIVHTEQHFEQENLWMREHSFPPLGCHQKEHDAVLELMQEVRRSVAAGDTELGARLAEELPHWFEHHVDSMDNMLARFMLNLSDEVAPSLTQSA is encoded by the coding sequence ATGACAACAGCTGCGTGGGGATGGTCGGATCGACTGGTCTCGAAATTTGAACCTATGGATGAAACCCATCAGGAATTTGTCAGTTTATGTGCCGCGCTAGCGCTGGCTGATGACGAGAGTTTTTTGCAAAGTTTAGATGCCTTGATCGTACATACCGAACAGCATTTTGAACAAGAAAACCTCTGGATGCGCGAACACAGCTTCCCGCCTTTAGGCTGCCATCAAAAAGAGCATGACGCGGTACTCGAATTGATGCAGGAAGTGCGCCGCAGCGTCGCCGCGGGTGATACCGAACTAGGCGCACGCTTAGCTGAGGAATTACCACACTGGTTCGAGCACCATGTCGATAGCATGGACAATATGCTCGCGCGCTTCATGCTAAACCTTAGCGATGAAGTTGCTCCCTCGCTGACGCAATCGGCTTAA
- a CDS encoding YjfB family protein — MDVNGIANVASTLADVGTSQAVSLAVLKKAIDFGTESATALIEAIPPAPTTPNLPAHLGQNINTSA, encoded by the coding sequence ATGGACGTTAACGGTATTGCAAATGTAGCATCAACCCTGGCCGATGTCGGTACTAGCCAAGCTGTGAGTCTGGCGGTCCTGAAAAAGGCCATCGATTTTGGCACCGAGAGCGCCACAGCTCTGATAGAGGCGATCCCGCCGGCACCGACTACACCAAATTTACCTGCGCATCTTGGGCAAAATATTAATACTTCTGCCTGA
- the mobB gene encoding molybdopterin-guanine dinucleotide biosynthesis protein B, with product MELGTQLLGVVGWSGSGKTTLLEYLVSHLAAQGKRVNVLKHSHHDIILEPAHKDSARLRRAGAAEILLASPYRYALVHELRDAPEPTLSELLCRLAPSDLILVEGFKWEPIAKLEIHRPSIGKPAIYREDKHIVAVASDVAAPEDLPAGVIWLDLNQPAMVLEWLNHAMQNDLFAIRA from the coding sequence ATGGAACTCGGAACACAATTGCTAGGCGTAGTGGGATGGTCCGGCAGCGGTAAGACCACCTTGCTCGAATATCTGGTCTCGCACTTAGCGGCACAAGGCAAGCGGGTGAACGTGCTCAAGCATAGTCATCACGATATTATTCTCGAGCCAGCACACAAAGACAGCGCTAGACTCAGACGCGCTGGCGCGGCAGAAATTTTATTGGCCTCGCCGTATCGTTACGCGCTGGTGCATGAGTTGCGCGATGCTCCCGAGCCAACTTTGTCCGAATTATTATGCCGTCTGGCACCCTCCGATCTAATCCTGGTGGAAGGTTTTAAGTGGGAGCCTATCGCCAAACTTGAGATTCATAGACCCTCCATTGGTAAGCCTGCCATCTACCGCGAAGATAAGCATATCGTCGCGGTCGCCTCCGATGTGGCGGCGCCAGAAGACTTGCCAGCGGGCGTGATTTGGCTAGACTTGAATCAGCCCGCAATGGTGTTGGAATGGCTAAACCATGCCATGCAAAACGATTTATTTGCGATTCGTGCTTAA